Part of the Nicotiana sylvestris chromosome 5, ASM39365v2, whole genome shotgun sequence genome is shown below.
GACCCTAATCACTTGACATCTTGTGCCCACATTACAACTCATAATCGCATAGATGACTCACATGCCAATAGAACAATCCTCACACAGAAGGCCAGAAGACAAGAGTATGTATAATGGTTAATCTCATCAGGATTCATCTTTTAAAACAGATATGGGTGATTTATTtatgtgtatgcttgtgcaagtgttctatcataattacaacaacaacaacaacaacaacccagtataatcccactagtggtgcttggagagggtagtgtgtacgcagaccttacccctaccatgggtagagaggctgtttccaaatagaccatcGGCATCCTTCCCACCAtgaactccccaccttgctcttggggtgactcgaactcacaacctcttggttggaagtgggggttgcttaccatcagagcaacccctcttgttcTATCATAATTCCAGTCAACAAATAAGAGTAGAGTCAATGAATGGAATATAAGCAACAATCACCATGAAATGTACGGTGAAACAGAAGCAACAATGAAGTTTGAAGCAGCAGCCAGCATAACAAGATTAGCTACACAGAGCTGAGTAAATAGTGCAACATGGAGGAAAATAATTAATAGTATGCTaaggaaaacaaaaatcaaacacaaGTGACAGAAAAGAGGAAATGACAACAAGAGCACTCCCGAGGTactacctcgtagtctcaaatCATAAATGAATCACaactttccttatatcaccgcgggagcTTTTATATTTAgtttttgaaaatcattttttttaaaagagcaTCCCGtattttagcccaccttatcacaccgcaTGACTTCTTGTAGTTCTCCTACTAGCCACACGTTTCAAGCACACCTTATATCACTGCATGCATTTCAACACCCATACCTTATACCATCACATGCGTATTAATAACCATCgtacgacagaaacctcgtgcaacatAATAACAATCATACATCAGAAACCTTGTGCAAACATATAACAACCGCATGGCAGAAACCACATGCAAATATATAACAACCatacgacagaaacctcgtgcaaacacATAATAACTGCACGACAGAAACCTCATGCAAACACATAACAATTTTCAACAAAACATGTATGCCAAAAACATAACAACTCAAATAATTGAATTTCacaacatttcctcaacatagttTCAATCTCAAACCCACGTATAGCCCTCGGCTCAACAACACTGAATacaatggcaacaacaacaataacacgaGAATTTTGCAAGTAAATCAACATAAGAACTTCAGAACACAAAAAAATGGAAGAACGAACTTACAAAGAAAAACATAATAAGGAAATAATAGTCTCAACGAGAATAGTTCAACAAGGAGGATGTAATGTGTAACAAGGATTCCATGAAAGTGCAATTCGACAGCACGAGAGATATCATGAATCAATGAGCCCAAATGAGAATACGTCAACAATGAAAGAGGTAACAAACTTCCATTAAGGCTAAGCGATTACGGAAGAGATAATAATGATTTCAATTAAGGTTAAGCAATTACAGAAGAGATAATAATGATTTCAATTAAGGTTAAGCAATTACAGAAAGGATAGCATGACAATACAAGAGGCAACAACTTCAGTTAAAGAACATATGAGTTTAATCGACAATAAGGGTAGGacatgaagcaattaattccaattaagacACATAAGGATGAATTTAGTAAATGAGTAATTTAACATGACAAAACAACTTCATATTTAATGGATATAAGAACCTAAGAGCACTAGACAGTCaaatttccacaaataagtctaAGCACATACTCTTCACCTCGCATACTCGACCTTCAGAGACAAAATTAGCACAAAACACTggaatcctaaggggtagttcccccacacaaagttaggtaagatacttacctcaaagaagctagaTCGTTACTCTACAATAACCTTCTCGAGTGAAACACACtctggacggctcaaatctaaccaaaataacttcaattcataaataaaactcatagaaaacaatttcggataataaagcttcaatctttaatAAGAACTAAAAGTCAACCCAAAAATCAATCcctgggcccgcacctcggaacccgataaaatttacaaaacccAAATACTTAtttcgatacgagttcaaccataccaaaattaccaaTTTCCAATAGCAAttcgtccttcaaatcatcattttatattttgaaagatttctaaagaatttcccaattttccaacttaattcactaattaaatgatgaaaataacaatggattcatgaaatataacaagATTCGGGTAGCGAATACTTACCCCAATGAGTTTCTTCAAAAACCCACGGAAAATCTCCAAACACTGAGCTCTACAATTCAAAATAAGTTGAAAATATCAAACCCTGGACGTATATGTGTTCTGTCGAGCGCTCTTCGCATTTGCGCACAAAAAATGTCGCGCCTGCAGCCTCTCTTTTGCTAGGAAAACACTGCACCTGCGGTTTCCAATTGAGAGCCCAGAGCTCGAACCTGCAATTGAACAGAAGCGTGaaaaacaccgtagaagtggacGACCACCTAGAACAAATATCGCGCATCTGCGATCGGTCTTCCGCAGATGCGAGCTTGCACCTGTGCTCCCCTCTCCATAGAAGCGGCACAACATGACCTATACCAACATCCTAGAAGCGACCAAGAATCTCGCAGAAGTGGTCATGCACCTACGCACCAAAACTCGCAATCCAAGCCCAATATCAGCAAAGTCAACTCCCAATCAAATCTCTTAACCGTCCAAagcttcaacttttccaactttcgccaaaatgcatcAAATTACCATActgacctccaaatccaaatccgaacgcACGCCTAACTCCAAAATCACCACACGAAGCTATTGAAATCATTAAAATGTCATTTTGAAGTAGTTTATACAAAATTCAAATTTTGGTCAACTCTTAAGCTTCAAAAATAAGAATTGTTCTAGCAATTAAATCCCAAATCATCTTAAAACCAATCTCGACCAcacgtgcaagtcataatacacattATGAAGCTTCTTAAGACCTTAAGCTACCGAACGAGGTGCAAATTTCCAAAATGACCGATCGAGTCATTACATATATGTTGTTGATCTGTCCACACTTTCAGATAATGAACTCagttgcttaagtgtgttggataattATCCCTTCATTTGGAATAAGAGACTTGGACATCCCagtctaagtcaactcaacaaactaGTCTCTAAGGACTTAGTGATATGGCTGCCTAACAATAAGTTCAAGGAagataaagtttgtgaggcttgtgcaaggggaagcaggtaagatcctcttttaaaaccaagaaaatggtaagcaccacCAGGACGATGGAACTAGTCCATATGGATATTTGTGgaccaatgagaacattgagtagaggtggtaagaaatatgttaTGGTTCTTGTttatgattactctaggtttacttggacattatttttaacatctaagaattaagcatttgacatgttcacttcttttgttagaaaaactcaaaaataactcaataatcaacttgcatcaattaggtacGATCATgttactgaatttgaaaatgctaaatttgctgaattttgtgatgagcatggtataaaTTATAATTTTTCTGCTTCTAGGATTCCACAACAAAATGgcgtagttgaaagaaagaataggacattggaagaaatggctaggactatgtttctttctagtaaactgccccatagttTTGGGTAGAAGCTGTGAACACTGcatgctacatcataaataggTGTATGACCATACCTCTTGTTgaaaagactccctatgagttacttaaagggagaaagccaAATATACCCCATCTTAGgacatttggatgcaagtgcttagTGCACAATAACGgtaaggactccctaggtaagtttgatcccaaaagtgatgagagagtattcttgggatattattcacatagtaaagcttagaagaaagtgtacatgtgatttttgacaaAACTGGCATTTTTTCTGAGAGGCAGGAACATGATGATGAAGCAATTGGGCTAGTAAGAAACTCAAATGAAACCACAACCTAGACTGAAGCTGCACTAgaggaaggaacaggtgatggaacatgTCCTTTCACCCAGGACAACTTGATAGAGGGGAAATGAACAAAGAGGAACTAATTCTCAAACATCaagggaacctgtccatgaactTGTTCCTCAGTAACAAAACATTGAAGTAACATCTAGGGGAAACCAGCTGGTTATGAAACCTtgcaagtatcaaagttctcatcccattgaaaACATAATTACTAATCCAACCTCTAGAATCAAAACCAAAtatttcttgaaaaaatatttgtgATTTTGATGTTTTTCTATCTCTTAGtgaacctaaaaatattgttgagactttgcaggatgcagactaggtgaatgcaatgcaagatgaaatCAACCAGTTTGAAAGAAGTTAAGTTTGGCATCTGGTACCAGGACCCAAGGAAAGAACAGcaattggcacaaaatgggtcaagaaacaaggcaagattggtggtTCAGGATATagtcaagaggagggcatagactatgatgaaaCTTTTCTCCAGTTGCAAGATTGGAAGCAATTAGACTCCTTATACCCTTTGTTGcttacatggaattcactctccatTAGATGGACATAAAGAGTACCTTCCTCAGTGGCTATCTAAAGGAGGAAGTGTTTGTTAAGCAACCTCCGGGCTTTGAAAGCGACGAATGTCCTAATCATGTGTACAAGCTTGACAAGGCAGTTTATGGGCTCAAGCAGGCTCCAAGAGCATGCTATGAAAGATGATAAAAATTCTTGCTTGAATATGGCTACAAGAGATGTAAAATTGACAATACTGTATTCTTAagaaaaaggtaaagatctcTTGGTAGTtcagatatatgttgatgatataatctTTGGATCAACTACTGATAAGTTAAATAAAGAATTTGCTAAAATAACGAGGAGTGAATTTGAAaggagtatgatgggtgagcttaatttgATTTTAGGattacaaattaaacaaaatttaaATACAACTATGATCCATCAGTAGAAGTATGTAAAAATGTTGCTTAAAAGATTTTAAATGGAAGATTCCAAAGAAATCGACACTCCTATAGCAACAACCACAAAATTGGATGTAGataaacctggttcatctgttgatcataATCTATATAGGGGAATGATTGACTCTTTGTTATATTTTACTGCTAGCAGACttgacattgttttcagtgtaggcCTTTGTGCTAGATTTAAggcaaatccaaaggagtctcacttgactgctatCAAGAAGATCTTGAGATAAAGGCACCACTGACCTTTGTTTATGGTATCCAAAATGCAGTAATTTCAACTTAGtgggatatgttgatgctgattatgtAGGTTTTCTTGTGGATAGAAAGAACAGCTTGGGTATGGCACACTTTACTGGCTCATGTCTTGTGTTTTGAGCCACCAAAAAGTAAAATTCCATGGCCTTATCTACCGTTGAAGCTGAGTGTGTTGCCACTGCCTCATGTTGTGCCCAATTGTTATGGATCCAATAGCAATTAATGGACTTTGGAATTGATGTAGATTGTATCCCTATCTTTTGTGATACTACTAGTGCAATTAGTATGACCAAGAACCCAGTTCATCACaaaagaactaagcacatagatgttaggcatcaCTTTTTGAGGAACAACTATGAAAAAGGTTTGATCACTGTGGAATTTTGTGATACTTTCAAGCAACTACCTAACATATTCACAAAGCTCTAAGTACAGATCACTTTGAAAGGACATTCTAGAATTAtgtatgattaagatcacctaaaaggaaCTAGTTCTAGCTCGAAAATTTGTTAGAATATCTGTGAATTTTGGACATAATTAGATTAGATTTTGTTCAGTGTCATACGTTCATCAGTATACTCTTGTCTCGTGTGCTAAAATCtctcattaatctctaatgatattaTCTTTATTTTCTTGGAAATTTTAGACTTACACAAGGGATTTCCTTAGTGAAGAACATGGTTCATCAAGATTGCATGGTACATACTCTCCACTCTGCATATTTTGGAATAATTATATTTGGATCATGATCAAAAGGAGAGTCCTATTTAATCCTAACCTCCTCAAGTTTATCCGTTACGAAATGTACCAGTTTCACCCAAAGAGAGTCCCAAAATGCAATAAGTTCTCAGATTCTATGGAGAGTCCTCAACGTCTATTCAAACTGACTCCCAGTTTGATAGACTCCTGAGCTTTCGAAAAAGCTGCCATTACCCAATCAAATTATCCctctttaaattgatttggccaTAGTCATTTCTTCACTTCTAATTTACAACTACCAAACAATTCTCTCTGTATGCTCTCATCTTCTAAACACACATAATCATCTTTTCTCATCCTCTAACTATCAATGTTTAACACATCTTAAAATCCCCCATCACTACCCAAAGAatccacatccactccttcaaccACACTTATCTCTAAGAAAGGAAGATTCAAGATGCTTGCTCGTAAAGTAGTCATTGAAGGAGAACAAATCAAGAAAATCAATGAGCAACTGAAGGCAAGTCAGGCAGATGAACCCTACAAATCTCTAGATTCTTTCAAGTCTGCAGGTAAGGGTAAAGAAACTGTTTCATCTGAAATAGAGCAGGTAACAACTGGTCCAAATATTACATCCGAGACTATATTTGAGATTGCTAAAAATCTAGAAATAGGTTTATTTTGGTAGGAACTATGGATGGGGTTGAAAcaactaagtctaggaaatttggtggtaaaaataaaaagaaaaaagaaaaataaagtgaGGGTGATCAAGGCGACGTGAGGGGAATGGGAAAAAGAGTGGCTGAATCTTCACCCACTCCTGCTAGTTTGACTGATAAAATAGGGGCTTTCGTAGTATGGAGTGAGGAATCTGCTGGATAAGAAGAAAGAATGAGAGAAAAAAAGGGGAACTGGGTGTTTGACATCTATAATCCAAAAAGGAAGAAAAGTTAGGAGTTAAAATCCCTGGAACTGCTATGGCAAACAAGAAGAGAAATGTTGCCTCTTCTATCTCTGTAGAGACTCCTCCCACAAGAGGAAGAGCTACAAGGAGTAAAAAGATGCAGAGTGAGGCTGAAATTGAAGGACTTGaaagaaagtaaaataaaaaatattgcaAAGGGAAATAAGAAGATGGTTGAGCCTGTTGAGGTAGTTGAAATTGAGGAGATGGAATTGGTGTTTCATGATAAAGAGGATGCAgaagaggtggaggatgtgactCCAAAAGCAAAGAAAATCAAGACTTCCAAAAAGAAGTCTCCGTCGAAAACAAAGTCAGCAAAACCTTCTACCTTGGCAAGAAGAACCAGGTTTGCCATAAAATCTAGAAAAGTGAAAGTGGTGGAGGAAGAAGagagtgaagaagaagaataagaagaaaaagaaaaagaagaagaagaagaatcttatatagagaaagaaaaaatggTTAAGTTTGGGAAAAGAACCATCTTGAAAGGAAGACTCCTCAGGGACTTGGAGGATAAAGACATGATGATGCTGCTGCAAAACTACAAATGCAGGGTTGGAaagacatggtccttcagatggatggaatGCTTGCCAGAACTGAGATTATGGAGTTCATAGCAAATTGTGAGACCAAAAATGGTAGTCACTAGTATGGTAAAGGGGGTGACTATGAGCTTTGATGACAAGGAGTTGGAAGATTTTCTAGGAATGCTTGCTGAAGGGTACAATGACTACAAAAGGTTAAAATGGCCAAGCCTAGAAAACCTCCCCACCTTACTTGCCATTACAAGGATGTTTGGTGACAATGAAGAAGAGCTTTAGCCCAAGGCTGTATACAAAAGTGAGATGAAGACACCTCAGAAAGTGTTGTTTGAACTTGTTAACAAAGTTGTGATGCCCAGCCAGGAAAGAAGGCACATTGCCACATTCATGGACCTGGTCTTTATGGAATGTCTAGACAGTGGGAGGCAAATCAACTGGCTTAAGTTTATCATGCAGCTTCTTGATAGGGTTATAACTAGCACCAAAACTCATGCCATACCCTATGGTTTTATTCTCATGGTTGTACTTGCTAACTTCAAGGTACCCCTCAAGAAATGAGAAGTTGGTACTAGCAAGGATCACTTTGGGGCAAATGCTTTGACTGTATGTGACTATGAAGTCCACACTACTCCcaaagaacctagttcatccaaGAAGGTACCTATAACAAAAAAATGTGAGCCTTAGTGCAGGAGAGTGGGGTTAAGAATGCTGAGATTGAGAGGTTGAAGAAGAGGTTGGCTGAAGTAGAAACTGGGAGGGATGCTCTCAGGGTAGAGATTACAAAGGAGAAAGAGAAGAGTGATGGCATTCTTCATGATATGCTGAAGCTACTTCAGGCAGAAACCAAGAACCTGGTCCTTCCCAACCTTGAAACCTTCCTAGCCTAGTTAGAAAAACTAGTGACCCTGATGGgatttcttttgttctttttgctcATGATCCAGTATCTTTATTATTCTGTATGATTTGTGGATGACTAGTATCAATGTTAATCAACTATTTTTGTGATCTAACCATTTGTGGATGCTTCTTAGATAGTTAATATCATTAGATTGATATATGATGCTTGACTCCAAAATTGCATTTGAGGTAGcctcagtggccatgagtaatatCTAGTAAAATCTGGTTATCTAACAtaattatgcaacttttcgatgattcTAAAAGGGGGAAGATAGGTTGTGCTTTTTACATTGGattgtgatgtttataacctaatgaacctggtcaTTGATGATTAGTGACTTTAAAATGAAAAGTtttctaacattgtgttgatgttgagTTGAGTTGTAACAGGGTGTATGCTTATCAAAAGAAttgagtttgtcatcatcaaaaagggagtaTTTCTTGTCCCAAGTGAAGTTTattttgatgattgacaaagaAACTCAAGCATGAATAAGGTCCATACACAGTGTACACAGACATAGGCAGAATTTGGGCACAAGGCATGCATGTGAAGGAGATAAGATTAAGCGGTTATATCTGATATCTCCTGaatgaaaaggttgcataattgataaggagaaggactccttactcaagAGAACTCTATCCTAGATACGAGATAAGTTAGAAGTTAAAAATAACTATaactcttccaccatggaagataatagcattagaactctagttatttcctattctactaactctataaattgcaggatgttctcatttACAGGTACACACAAACACTGAAGTTAAACATGAGTTGAGACCAAAATAGCAAGGCCTTTTGCAAACaattcgtgtgtgattcaagtgtgcgaacCCGAAGTTACATTTCTATATATAATGCGGTATTACACCGCGCAATACTTTAAAGGTGTTTCTACCATTAAAGTATAGCATGGTATAATACCGCGATGTAATACCGTGCTATACCTTTTTGTGGGCCCACCAATTAGTCTCATACGGTTAACTGACATAACAGTAATTCAAATATATATAGTGCAGTGTAATACCGTGCTATACCTGTttgtgggcccaccaataagtcTCCTACAGTTAACTgacataataataatttaaatggGTATAGCGCGGTGTAATACTGCGCTATACATCAAAAAATTCAGCCCCTCGAGCTAGgcattgccttatttaaaggcattagaattttatgaaaatccattcaaaaaaATATTCTAACTTCCAAACTTTTCTTCTTGTTATCAAGCATTTTTTATAATGTCTAAAGAGCTAAAAATAAGGGTTTTATTATATTGGGGGTGAGGTTGTagtggagaataactctgtgaggtatagtttatctccacaatgtcatgttaaattgccgcttacaatggagtatgataaattggtatcgttgttacgtaaaaaaatgagtgtgaagAAACGTTCGATTAggtgaaccttaaagtaaccaGTAGATATCCCTGTTCTGTGACTCCTCAGGGGTTTGCttgttattctgagtttaacatcgaagatgatgaaacacTTAGAGATTTTTTGTGGATTCTGGATGAATACaaggaatttattgtaataaaattgttggaaatgtacgtcaaggctgAAGACGTTCGCAATGATGAGATTGCGCAAAGTAGGGTTAGCCCCCAATCATTGGGTGGTTATTCTAGAGCAATTTTAGCCTAATAGGTTCTGGCTGAAAGAGTTTGGCCGAATCGTAACTTATCTCCATAGGCGAATGTGAagcgaggaaataatttctcTCCTAT
Proteins encoded:
- the LOC138869691 gene encoding uncharacterized protein — protein: MLARKVVIEGEQIKKINEQLKASQADEPYKSLDSFKSAGKGKETVSSEIEQRLLPQEEELQGVKRCRVRLKLKDLKESKIKNIAKGNKKMVEPVEVVEIEEMELVFHDKEDAEEVEDVTPKAKKIKTSKKKSPSKTKSAKPSTLARRTRFAIKSRKVKVVEEEESEEEE